Within Azoarcus sp. DD4, the genomic segment CCGCCTGGTAAGGCGGCGCGCGCCCGGCTAGGGTTCCGCAGTCGCCATCTTCTCGATGCGCGCGGTGGTGTCGCGGGTGCGCTCGGCGAGCTTGCGCACTTCATCCGCCACGACTGCGAAGCCGCGCCCGCTTTCGCCCGCCCGGGCGGCTTCGATGGCGGCGTTGAGCGCGAGCAGATTGGTCTGGTCGGCGATCTCCTTGATCGTGCCGACCAGTTCGTTGATGCGGCGCAGGGTTGCTTCCAGCTTGCCCTGCTGCTGCTCCAGCGCCTCGCGCTGTTCCTTCTCGCGCAACTGGGTGTCGATGTCGGTGAGCGCGCCCACCACGCGCAGCGGGGTGCCGTCGTGGCGCCGGCGGGTCTGGGCCGAGGCGCGGAACCAGCGGTATTCGCCGCTCTTGAGCGCAAGGCGGTGAGCCTGGTCGTAGCGCGTCTGGCCGCTGCGGTCGTCGACATGGGCGAGAAAGGCCTTGAACACCTGTTCGCGATCGTCGGGGTGGATGCGTGCCGCCCAGGCATCGAGCGTATTCGCGAAGTCGTTCTCGTCGCTGTAACCCAGCATGCGGCGAAACTGCTGCGACCACCAGACGGTGTTGGCGGCGTTCAGCACCTTGCCGTCCACGATCTCGATGTCCCACAGGCCGTCGCTCAATAGTTCGCGCACCAGTTCGAAGCGGTCCAGGCTGCGTCCGAGCAAGGCTTCGCGCTCCAGCTTGTCGTGGATATCCACCAGTGAGCCGGCGACCCGCAAGGGTACGCCGTGGGCATTGCGCAGGGTGGTGCCGATGGCGCGGAACCAGCGGTAGCTGCCGTTCTTGTGGGCGAGGCGGTACTCGATGTCGTAGGGCACGGTGCCGCTGACGTCGCCCAGGTGAGCAGCGAAGGCCGCCAGCACGCGCTTGCTGTCGTCGGGGTGAATCCGGCTGCGCCAGCTGTCCAGCCGGTTGGGGAAGTCACGCTCGTCGTCGTAGCCGAGCAGCTGGCGCAGCTGGCGCGACCACCACACTACGCTGTCGGGATGGATCGGATCGCCGGCCGCCACGCTGATGTCCCACAGGCCCTCGCCGCTGGCGCGGCTGATCAGGTCGAAGCGCTCGGCGAGCCTGTCTCCTTCGCGACCGGCGTCGAACAGTGCGGTACGCAATTGGCCGGCTTCCTGTTCCAGGGTTTCGAGGCTGTGTCGCAGCTCGGCGTGGCGGGCCAGCATGGATTCGTAGCCCTCGTTGAGGCTGGCGGCAATCCGCGTCTGGCGGCGGGGGCCGATGAAGCTGCCTGCAAAGGGCAAGCCGGCGGCGAGCGCGTCGGCAAAGCGTTCGAGATGGCTGAGCCACTTGTGGCTGGAAAGCACGATGGGTTGTC encodes:
- a CDS encoding PAS domain-containing protein is translated as MLSSHKWLSHLERFADALAAGLPFAGSFIGPRRQTRIAASLNEGYESMLARHAELRHSLETLEQEAGQLRTALFDAGREGDRLAERFDLISRASGEGLWDISVAAGDPIHPDSVVWWSRQLRQLLGYDDERDFPNRLDSWRSRIHPDDSKRVLAAFAAHLGDVSGTVPYDIEYRLAHKNGSYRWFRAIGTTLRNAHGVPLRVAGSLVDIHDKLEREALLGRSLDRFELVRELLSDGLWDIEIVDGKVLNAANTVWWSQQFRRMLGYSDENDFANTLDAWAARIHPDDREQVFKAFLAHVDDRSGQTRYDQAHRLALKSGEYRWFRASAQTRRRHDGTPLRVVGALTDIDTQLREKEQREALEQQQGKLEATLRRINELVGTIKEIADQTNLLALNAAIEAARAGESGRGFAVVADEVRKLAERTRDTTARIEKMATAEP